From Chryseobacterium gallinarum, one genomic window encodes:
- a CDS encoding serine hydrolase domain-containing protein, translating to MRILKYMIGGAIAGAAAAYLMGYDYLFSGISKTYLKGKSSAYIDDGNLFPGNPIVTESPKLWEEDPEYNKKELPKHLVENLKHSRTAAFVVIRKGRILHEQYWEGYNQLSQTNSFSMAKAVTVMLLGKALEEGIIQTIDERLANLYPEFKEKTFGDLVTLKNLAQMEAGLDWDENYNNPFLPNAKAYYGRSLMKAVFSRKFKQEPGTQFEYQSGSTQLLGFALKKALGKPLATYLSEKFWIPLGMEQNAKWSTDGYGMEKTYCCIHSNARDFAKLGQLFLDDGKSENQQVLNTDFIEQMRTPTEKSEGIYGMGLWINNDNPVRHYYFQGLQGQYIIVVPDHDMVIVRTGSYLNSPKNDRGRPDQVRFLVNETVQLFQ from the coding sequence ATGAGAATACTGAAGTACATGATAGGAGGTGCCATAGCCGGTGCTGCCGCTGCTTATCTTATGGGATACGATTATTTATTCAGCGGAATTTCCAAAACGTATCTTAAAGGAAAATCAAGCGCCTATATTGATGACGGGAATCTTTTTCCCGGCAATCCTATTGTAACGGAATCTCCTAAGCTATGGGAAGAGGATCCTGAATATAACAAAAAAGAATTACCTAAACATTTAGTTGAAAACTTAAAACATTCCAGAACAGCAGCTTTTGTAGTGATCCGAAAAGGAAGGATTCTCCATGAGCAATATTGGGAAGGATATAATCAGCTGTCACAAACCAATTCTTTTTCTATGGCAAAAGCCGTTACCGTCATGCTTTTGGGAAAGGCTCTGGAAGAAGGCATCATTCAAACCATTGATGAAAGGCTGGCCAATCTGTATCCTGAGTTTAAAGAGAAAACATTTGGAGACCTGGTCACTCTTAAGAACCTGGCCCAAATGGAAGCAGGGCTTGATTGGGATGAAAATTACAACAACCCATTTCTGCCTAATGCAAAAGCCTATTATGGAAGAAGCCTGATGAAGGCAGTATTTTCAAGAAAGTTTAAACAAGAACCCGGAACACAGTTTGAATATCAAAGCGGCTCTACCCAGCTTCTCGGATTCGCTCTGAAAAAAGCCTTAGGAAAACCATTGGCAACTTATCTTTCCGAAAAATTCTGGATCCCTTTGGGAATGGAACAAAATGCCAAATGGAGTACAGACGGGTATGGCATGGAAAAAACCTATTGCTGTATCCACTCCAATGCACGGGATTTTGCCAAACTGGGACAACTCTTTTTAGATGACGGCAAATCAGAAAATCAACAGGTTCTCAATACAGACTTTATTGAGCAGATGAGGACTCCTACAGAAAAATCGGAAGGGATATATGGAATGGGGCTCTGGATCAATAATGATAATCCGGTCAGGCATTATTATTTCCAGGGATTACAAGGACAATACATTATTGTAGTTCCTGACCATGATATGGTTATTGTGAGAACGGGAAGCTATCTCAATAGTCCTAAAAACGACAGAGGAAGACCTGACCAGGTAAGATTCCTCGTTAATGAAACCGTACAATTATTCCAATAA
- a CDS encoding glycine--tRNA ligase, with protein sequence MAKQEDVFKKVISHAKEYGFIFPSSEIYDGLSAVYDYGQNGAELKNNIKQYWWKAMVQLNENIVGIDSAILMHPTTWKASGHVDAFNDPLIDNKDSKKRFRADVLVEDYCAKIEDKENKEIEKAAKRFGDAFDKAQFEATNPKILEYRAKREAILSRLAKSLENEDLADVKALIEELEIADPDTGSKNWTEVRQFNLMFGTKLGASAENAMDLYLRPETAQGIFVNYLNVQKTSRHKLPFGIAQIGKAFRNEIVARQFIFRMREFEQMEMQFFVAPGTELEFYEQWKQKRLNWHLALGLGNENYRFHDHEKLAHYANAAADIEFNFPFGFKELEGIHSRTDFDLKAHEKFSGRKLQFFDPERNENYVPYVVETSVGLDRLFLSIFSHCLKDEVLEDGSERTVLSLPPALAPIKAAILPLMKKDGLAEYAEKIFNDLKYDFNLFYEEKDAIGKRYRRQDAIGTPYCITVDHDSLTDHTVTIRDRDTMQQERVPVSELRRIIDEKTNFRNLLSKI encoded by the coding sequence ATGGCAAAGCAAGAAGATGTTTTCAAGAAAGTGATTTCTCACGCTAAAGAATATGGTTTTATTTTCCCTTCGAGTGAGATCTATGATGGGTTATCCGCTGTTTATGATTATGGACAAAACGGGGCCGAACTCAAAAATAATATCAAGCAATACTGGTGGAAAGCTATGGTACAGCTTAACGAGAATATTGTGGGTATTGATTCGGCCATCCTAATGCACCCGACCACTTGGAAAGCATCCGGCCACGTAGACGCTTTTAACGATCCACTGATTGATAATAAAGATTCTAAGAAACGTTTCAGAGCAGACGTTTTGGTGGAAGATTACTGTGCGAAAATAGAAGATAAGGAGAATAAAGAAATCGAAAAAGCAGCGAAGAGATTCGGGGACGCTTTCGATAAGGCTCAATTTGAGGCTACGAATCCCAAAATTCTGGAGTACAGGGCGAAAAGAGAAGCTATCCTTTCAAGATTGGCAAAGTCATTGGAAAATGAAGACCTTGCTGATGTAAAGGCTTTGATTGAGGAGCTTGAAATTGCTGATCCTGATACGGGTTCTAAAAACTGGACCGAGGTAAGACAGTTCAACTTAATGTTCGGAACTAAGCTTGGAGCTTCTGCTGAAAATGCTATGGACCTTTACTTAAGACCGGAAACTGCACAGGGTATTTTTGTGAATTATCTGAATGTACAGAAGACCTCACGTCACAAGCTTCCTTTTGGTATTGCACAAATTGGTAAAGCCTTCAGGAATGAAATCGTGGCAAGACAGTTTATTTTCAGGATGCGTGAATTTGAGCAAATGGAAATGCAGTTTTTCGTAGCTCCAGGTACGGAACTTGAATTCTACGAGCAGTGGAAGCAGAAACGTCTGAACTGGCACCTGGCTTTAGGATTAGGGAATGAAAACTACAGATTCCATGACCATGAGAAGCTGGCTCACTACGCCAATGCTGCGGCAGATATTGAGTTTAATTTCCCATTTGGTTTTAAAGAACTGGAAGGTATCCATTCCAGAACGGATTTTGACCTGAAGGCTCATGAGAAATTCTCAGGAAGAAAATTACAATTCTTCGATCCTGAAAGAAATGAAAACTATGTTCCTTATGTAGTGGAAACCTCTGTAGGATTAGACAGATTATTCCTTTCTATCTTTTCGCACTGCTTAAAAGACGAAGTGTTGGAAGACGGTTCGGAAAGAACGGTTTTATCTTTACCTCCGGCTCTGGCACCCATCAAAGCTGCTATTCTTCCATTAATGAAGAAGGACGGACTGGCGGAATATGCAGAAAAAATCTTCAATGACCTGAAATACGATTTCAACTTATTCTACGAAGAAAAAGATGCTATCGGAAAACGTTACAGAAGACAGGATGCCATCGGTACTCCATATTGTATCACAGTAGATCATGATTCTTTAACAGATCATACAGTTACCATCAGAGACAGGGATACGATGCAACAGGAAAGAGTTCCGGTGTCAGAATTGAGAAGGATTATTGATGAAAAAACCAACTTCAGAAATTTACTTTCAAAAATATAG
- a CDS encoding pseudouridine synthase has product MLEILYRDEHIIAINKPSGLLVHKSFYTGEADTYAIQELRRQIGQKVYPVHRLDRKTSGVLLFTLDKEMLRIMSERFATREVEKKYIAILRGWAKEEETIDYDLINENEVKQNAITYYHLLQKSEIDLPFLKHQTSRYCLVEAIPETGRFHQLRKHFKHILHPILGCRKHGCNKQNKLWLQTFGINKMTLHAHQLIFNHPVTNEKMILNATVDEEFKRVGEILNFDLGQYS; this is encoded by the coding sequence ATGTTAGAAATCCTTTATCGTGACGAGCATATTATCGCCATCAACAAACCCAGCGGATTATTGGTTCACAAATCTTTTTATACAGGAGAGGCAGATACTTATGCTATTCAGGAATTGAGAAGACAAATCGGGCAAAAAGTTTATCCTGTGCATCGGTTAGACCGCAAAACTTCGGGTGTTTTGTTGTTTACCTTAGATAAAGAGATGTTGAGAATTATGAGCGAACGTTTTGCAACCCGGGAAGTGGAAAAAAAGTATATTGCTATTCTGCGAGGCTGGGCGAAAGAAGAAGAGACCATCGATTATGATCTGATCAATGAAAATGAAGTCAAGCAAAATGCCATTACGTATTATCATCTTTTGCAAAAATCAGAAATTGATTTACCTTTTTTAAAACATCAGACTTCAAGATATTGTTTAGTGGAAGCTATTCCTGAAACAGGGCGATTTCATCAGTTGAGAAAACATTTTAAACATATTTTGCATCCCATTTTAGGCTGTCGCAAACACGGCTGCAATAAACAGAACAAATTGTGGCTCCAAACATTCGGTATTAACAAAATGACACTGCATGCTCACCAATTAATTTTCAATCATCCTGTTACCAATGAAAAAATGATCCTGAACGCTACTGTAGATGAAGAGTTCAAAAGAGTAGGAGAGATTTTGAATTTTGATTTGGGCCAGTATTCTTAA
- a CDS encoding quinone-dependent dihydroorotate dehydrogenase produces the protein MYKSLIRPILFKFDPEEVHHFTFSMLKNFGFLTRLFFPKPIEDKRLEREVFGLKFKNPVGLAAGFDKNAVLFNELADLGFGFVEIGTVTPKAQAGNPKKRLFRLIEDGGIINRMGFNNDGLEAAIEKLKSNKGKIIIGGNIGKNTDTSPENYTRDYLECFEGLHPHVDYFVLNVSCPNVGSHAKLEDVDYLRELITEVKKINQSKSVQKPILLKIAPDLNNNQLDEIVELIAETKIDGVIVSNTSVNREGLKTPPEVLEQIGNGGLSGKPIRERSTKMIRYLSDKSKRAFPIIGVGGIHSAKDAIEKLDAGASLIQLYTGFIYEGPELINDINRELLKRASRLPR, from the coding sequence ATGTACAAATCGCTCATTCGCCCGATTCTTTTTAAATTTGATCCTGAAGAAGTTCATCATTTTACGTTTTCAATGCTAAAAAATTTTGGATTTCTTACCAGATTATTTTTCCCAAAACCTATTGAAGACAAGCGTCTGGAAAGAGAAGTTTTCGGATTGAAATTTAAAAATCCTGTGGGATTGGCTGCCGGTTTTGATAAAAATGCAGTTTTGTTCAACGAATTGGCTGATTTGGGGTTCGGCTTTGTAGAAATCGGAACGGTAACACCAAAGGCTCAGGCTGGAAATCCGAAGAAGAGATTATTCCGTTTAATCGAAGACGGGGGAATCATCAACAGGATGGGTTTCAATAATGATGGTCTTGAGGCCGCTATTGAAAAACTGAAATCCAACAAAGGAAAAATAATCATCGGAGGAAATATCGGGAAAAATACAGACACAAGTCCTGAAAACTATACCCGCGATTATCTTGAATGTTTTGAAGGCCTTCATCCCCATGTAGATTATTTTGTACTCAATGTAAGCTGCCCGAATGTGGGTAGTCACGCAAAACTTGAAGATGTAGATTATCTGCGCGAATTGATTACGGAAGTAAAGAAAATCAATCAGTCAAAATCTGTACAGAAGCCTATTCTCCTGAAAATTGCTCCAGATCTTAACAACAATCAGTTAGATGAAATAGTCGAACTGATCGCAGAAACCAAAATCGATGGTGTAATTGTCTCCAATACTTCTGTCAACAGAGAGGGACTGAAAACCCCTCCTGAAGTTCTGGAACAAATAGGAAACGGAGGTTTAAGCGGAAAACCAATTCGTGAAAGGAGTACAAAAATGATCAGATACCTTTCCGATAAAAGCAAAAGGGCATTCCCGATCATTGGAGTAGGAGGTATTCACTCTGCGAAAGATGCGATTGAAAAGCTGGATGCAGGAGCGAGCCTTATACAGCTTTATACAGGATTTATTTACGAAGGCCCGGAATTGATTAACGACATCAATAGGGAGCTTCTGAAAAGAGCGAGCAGATTACCAAGATAA
- a CDS encoding DUF445 domain-containing protein codes for MNDEAKRKQLRKYKAFATGLFVLMAVIFIVTTIVQKSDNSHWIGYVRAFAEAAMVGALADWFAVTALFRHPLGLPIPHTNLIENSKQRLGDNLGSFVVSNFLSPQNIRPYIQKLKVSSFVGEWMSKQKKQDILIKNLSDIVLDILNRLDDSTVSQFISKKVSEMTDDVKLNTVVGNGINYILEKNDHQRIITNLSKQIKEYILENDEMIKERVKKGSYSFVPSFVDNKIADKIADGLAEFFKEIEENPQHQVRALITQKIHEFSVDLKEDPKWEDEFKTIKNGLLKNDKLEEYSNDIWISIKRTLMKELQDSHSALKNYLTKNLNEFSQNLKTDENLQNKIDHWVRVTAYKYILRNTHQFGNLISTTVGNWQGKELSEKLELEVGKDLQFIRVNGTLVGGLVGLLIYTVAHFFI; via the coding sequence ATGAATGACGAAGCAAAAAGAAAACAACTTAGGAAATATAAAGCATTTGCAACGGGGCTATTTGTTCTGATGGCTGTTATTTTCATTGTAACAACTATTGTACAGAAGTCTGATAATTCCCATTGGATCGGCTATGTACGGGCTTTTGCTGAAGCAGCCATGGTAGGGGCACTAGCAGACTGGTTCGCTGTAACCGCTCTGTTCCGCCATCCGCTGGGACTTCCGATTCCTCATACCAATCTGATTGAAAATAGTAAGCAAAGACTTGGGGACAATCTGGGAAGTTTTGTAGTCAGCAATTTTCTTTCTCCACAGAATATTCGTCCCTATATTCAAAAGCTCAAAGTATCCAGCTTCGTCGGAGAATGGATGAGTAAACAAAAAAAACAGGATATCCTGATTAAAAATCTTTCCGATATTGTACTTGATATTCTTAACAGGCTTGATGATTCCACAGTAAGCCAGTTTATCAGCAAAAAAGTTTCTGAAATGACTGATGATGTTAAGCTTAATACTGTGGTAGGAAACGGAATCAATTATATTCTGGAGAAAAATGACCATCAGAGGATTATTACTAATCTTTCAAAACAAATTAAAGAGTACATTCTTGAAAATGATGAAATGATCAAAGAACGTGTGAAAAAAGGCAGCTACTCCTTTGTCCCGTCATTTGTAGATAATAAAATAGCTGATAAGATCGCTGATGGACTGGCAGAATTCTTTAAAGAAATTGAAGAAAACCCCCAACATCAAGTAAGAGCATTAATCACACAAAAAATCCATGAGTTTTCGGTTGACCTGAAAGAAGATCCTAAATGGGAAGATGAGTTTAAAACCATTAAAAACGGGCTTTTAAAGAATGACAAACTGGAAGAATATTCCAATGACATATGGATCTCTATTAAGCGGACCTTGATGAAAGAACTTCAGGATTCGCATTCAGCATTGAAAAATTATCTGACGAAAAACCTGAATGAATTCTCACAGAATTTAAAAACGGATGAAAACCTTCAGAATAAAATTGATCATTGGGTACGGGTAACTGCTTACAAATATATACTCAGAAATACCCACCAGTTTGGAAACCTCATCAGTACCACGGTAGGAAACTGGCAAGGAAAAGAGCTGAGTGAAAAACTGGAGCTGGAAGTAGGAAAAGATCTTCAGTTTATCCGCGTTAACGGAACATTAGTAGGAGGCCTGGTAGGTTTACTCATCTATACTGTTGCCCATTTCTTCATCTGA
- the msrB gene encoding peptide-methionine (R)-S-oxide reductase MsrB, whose product MENTEAKNNPYYSRTDTAKLNISNEEWKKILAPDLYAIAREAATERAFTGKYNEFDETGEYYCAVCGNHLFRSTSKFTSSCGWPSFFEADKEGVYYKRDQSYGMDRVEVLCKRCDSHLGHVFDDGPKPTGLRYCMNSISLEFAPDTQK is encoded by the coding sequence ATGGAAAATACAGAAGCAAAAAATAATCCATACTATTCCAGAACAGATACTGCCAAATTGAACATTTCCAACGAAGAATGGAAAAAGATACTGGCTCCCGATTTGTATGCTATTGCCCGGGAAGCTGCTACAGAAAGGGCTTTTACCGGAAAATACAATGAATTTGATGAAACCGGAGAGTATTATTGTGCCGTTTGCGGGAACCATTTATTCCGCTCTACTTCGAAATTTACAAGCAGTTGTGGCTGGCCAAGTTTTTTTGAAGCGGATAAAGAAGGAGTGTACTATAAAAGAGATCAGTCTTACGGAATGGATAGGGTAGAAGTCCTTTGCAAAAGATGTGACTCTCATCTGGGACATGTTTTTGACGATGGGCCAAAGCCCACAGGATTGAGATATTGCATGAATTCCATTAGCCTGGAATTTGCCCCCGATACTCAAAAATAA
- a CDS encoding murein L,D-transpeptidase catalytic domain family protein: protein MKGLYGVIGLVYMVTTSFYISPKAVVKNEHVKTTKTERVIETKSEKNTSISSSEALYQSIAFDPEHELNYEVFSKALTGFENLKKAGLLNQDSHLLTICDFSMSSNTKRLWIIDINDKKVLFNSLVAHGKNTGEEFATNFSNRESSLQSSLGFYITDATYQGDNGYSLRLLGMDKGFNDAAYRRAIVMHGADYVSDSFAAMHKRIGRSWGCPAVPKELTQPIINTIKGRNLLFIYYPDQNYLSSSEWLKA, encoded by the coding sequence ATGAAAGGACTTTATGGCGTAATAGGCCTTGTATACATGGTTACGACGTCATTCTACATTTCTCCGAAAGCGGTAGTGAAGAATGAGCATGTCAAAACAACAAAAACTGAAAGAGTAATTGAAACGAAATCTGAGAAGAATACAAGCATATCTTCATCAGAAGCACTATATCAATCCATTGCATTTGACCCGGAACACGAATTAAATTATGAGGTTTTCTCAAAAGCATTAACTGGTTTTGAAAATTTAAAGAAAGCAGGATTGCTTAACCAGGATTCGCATTTATTAACTATCTGCGATTTTTCTATGTCTTCCAATACAAAAAGGCTTTGGATTATTGATATTAATGATAAAAAAGTATTATTCAACTCATTGGTTGCCCACGGAAAAAATACAGGCGAAGAATTTGCGACGAATTTTTCTAACAGGGAAAGTTCGTTGCAGAGCAGCTTAGGTTTTTATATCACGGATGCAACCTACCAGGGAGACAACGGATATTCTTTAAGACTATTGGGAATGGATAAAGGATTTAATGATGCGGCGTATAGAAGGGCAATTGTCATGCACGGAGCAGATTATGTAAGTGATTCCTTTGCTGCGATGCACAAAAGAATTGGAAGAAGCTGGGGATGTCCGGCAGTTCCTAAAGAACTTACACAGCCCATTATTAATACGATAAAAGGAAGAAATCTTCTGTTCATCTACTATCCCGATCAGAATTATCTTTCCTCTTCGGAATGGTTAAAAGCATAA
- the fabF gene encoding beta-ketoacyl-ACP synthase II, whose amino-acid sequence MKRVVITGLGAVTPLGNNVEDFWQNSIKGVSGAGLITHFDSEKFKVHFACEVKNFDPKIHLTHNEIKRSDLFTQYAMYASSEAIQDSGLELEKMDPFDTGVIWGTGQGGMWTFEKEVMDFAQGDGTPRFNPFFVPKFIANMASGMISMKYGLQGINYTTISACATGNTALMDAFNYIRLGKAKVIISGGSEAAITPASIGGFSIMKAMSTRNDDFTTASRPYDAERDGFVMGEGAGALVLEEYEHAVARGAKIYAELAGAAMTADAYHMTAPHPEGAGAIKAMQLAVKEAGANMEDIDYINPHATSTPLGDLIELKAINNAFKGSKSLDISATKSMTGHLLGAAGAVEAILSIKAIQNGIIPPTINLHSIDENIPQDINIVFGEAKEKEIKFALSNAFGFGGHNATVVFKKFS is encoded by the coding sequence ATGAAAAGAGTTGTCATTACAGGATTAGGCGCTGTGACGCCTTTGGGAAATAATGTTGAAGATTTTTGGCAAAACAGTATTAAAGGTGTGAGCGGAGCAGGGTTAATTACTCATTTTGATTCTGAAAAATTTAAAGTACACTTTGCCTGTGAGGTAAAAAACTTTGACCCTAAAATTCACCTTACCCACAACGAAATTAAAAGAAGTGACCTATTCACTCAATATGCAATGTATGCTTCCTCAGAGGCCATTCAGGATTCCGGGCTGGAGCTGGAGAAAATGGATCCGTTTGATACCGGAGTTATCTGGGGTACAGGACAAGGGGGTATGTGGACCTTTGAAAAGGAAGTAATGGATTTTGCACAAGGGGACGGCACGCCACGCTTCAACCCGTTTTTCGTGCCCAAGTTCATTGCGAATATGGCCTCAGGAATGATTTCCATGAAATATGGACTTCAGGGAATCAATTATACAACGATTTCTGCCTGTGCCACAGGAAATACAGCATTGATGGATGCCTTTAATTATATCCGTCTTGGAAAAGCAAAGGTCATTATCAGTGGAGGCTCTGAAGCTGCGATCACACCGGCTTCCATAGGAGGTTTCTCCATTATGAAAGCCATGTCTACAAGAAATGATGATTTCACAACTGCCAGCCGCCCTTATGATGCGGAGAGGGATGGATTTGTCATGGGTGAAGGCGCAGGAGCCTTGGTTCTTGAAGAATATGAGCATGCTGTAGCCAGAGGAGCGAAAATCTATGCGGAATTAGCAGGAGCAGCCATGACGGCAGACGCCTATCACATGACAGCACCTCACCCGGAAGGAGCAGGAGCTATAAAAGCTATGCAATTAGCCGTAAAAGAAGCCGGTGCCAATATGGAAGACATCGATTATATTAACCCGCATGCTACATCAACACCTCTTGGAGATTTGATTGAATTGAAAGCGATCAATAATGCATTCAAAGGAAGTAAAAGCCTTGATATCAGTGCAACGAAGTCTATGACCGGACACTTATTGGGTGCTGCCGGAGCAGTAGAAGCGATTCTTTCAATCAAAGCTATTCAGAACGGAATTATTCCTCCAACGATCAACCTGCACAGCATTGATGAGAATATTCCTCAGGATATCAATATCGTTTTCGGAGAAGCGAAAGAAAAAGAGATCAAATTTGCTTTGAGTAATGCTTTTGGATTTGGTGGACACAATGCAACTGTTGTTTTCAAAAAATTCAGCTAA
- a CDS encoding acetyl-CoA C-acetyltransferase codes for METKKVAIVGYNRIPFARMNTAYTEQGNQELLLVALNGLIDRYHLKGKRLGEVAGGAVIKHISESNLIRETVMNTSLDPATPACDLQQACDTGIEAAIYIGNKIALGQIESGIACGVEAMSNIPFESSSRVRKALLKANKEKSAFGKIKHLLSPRLKDWIPIPYKGQEPKTGLVMGEHTEITAKYYQISRQEQDELALRSHQNMAKAYDEGFFDDMITPAFGLDKDNNLRRDTSLEKLSQLKPAFDKQNGTLTAGNSTPFTDGASAVLLTSEEWAKANNLPVLAYITFSELAGIEYVTNQQNLLLAPVFAAERMLKKAEMNLEDFDFYEIHEAFAAQVLATLKIWEDDTLAKQFGLEKSLGKIDRNKLNVKGGSLAAAHPFAATGGRIIATLAKLLHEKGNGKGFISICAARGQGVTMILEK; via the coding sequence ATGGAAACAAAAAAAGTGGCTATTGTAGGATACAACAGAATCCCATTTGCCAGAATGAATACTGCCTACACGGAACAAGGAAACCAGGAGCTATTATTAGTTGCTTTGAATGGTCTTATAGACCGTTATCACTTAAAAGGCAAACGGCTCGGGGAAGTTGCCGGTGGCGCAGTGATCAAACATATCTCTGAAAGTAACCTCATCAGGGAAACTGTTATGAATACTTCGCTTGATCCTGCTACTCCCGCCTGTGATCTTCAACAGGCTTGTGATACAGGTATTGAAGCAGCCATTTATATCGGGAATAAAATTGCTTTGGGCCAGATTGAAAGCGGTATCGCATGCGGTGTAGAAGCCATGAGCAACATTCCTTTTGAATCTTCATCAAGAGTAAGGAAAGCTTTATTAAAAGCCAATAAAGAAAAGTCTGCATTCGGAAAGATCAAACATCTGCTGAGCCCCCGGTTAAAAGACTGGATACCCATTCCCTATAAAGGGCAGGAGCCTAAAACCGGGCTGGTGATGGGAGAGCATACTGAAATTACAGCAAAATATTATCAGATTTCAAGACAGGAACAGGATGAATTAGCACTCAGAAGCCACCAAAATATGGCAAAAGCTTATGATGAAGGCTTTTTTGATGATATGATTACACCGGCTTTTGGCCTGGATAAAGATAACAACCTGCGCAGGGATACAAGTTTAGAAAAACTATCACAATTAAAACCGGCTTTTGATAAGCAAAACGGAACACTTACAGCCGGAAATTCCACTCCTTTTACAGATGGTGCTTCAGCTGTATTATTAACCAGTGAAGAATGGGCAAAAGCCAATAACCTTCCTGTTTTAGCTTATATTACTTTTTCAGAATTAGCCGGAATAGAATATGTTACAAACCAACAAAACCTGCTTTTAGCACCTGTTTTTGCTGCTGAAAGAATGCTTAAAAAAGCTGAAATGAATTTAGAAGATTTCGACTTTTATGAGATTCATGAAGCTTTTGCTGCACAGGTTTTAGCAACCTTAAAAATCTGGGAAGATGATACCCTCGCTAAGCAATTCGGATTGGAAAAATCGCTTGGAAAGATCGACAGAAATAAGCTGAATGTAAAAGGAGGCAGTCTTGCTGCAGCTCATCCTTTTGCGGCAACAGGTGGAAGAATCATCGCTACTTTGGCAAAACTTCTTCACGAAAAAGGGAACGGAAAGGGCTTTATTTCCATTTGCGCAGCCCGTGGACAGGGAGTAACCATGATTTTGGAAAAGTAA
- a CDS encoding TetR/AcrR family transcriptional regulator has translation MSKAEKTKQLIIEKTAALFNTKGYIATSLSDITQATGLTKGSIYGNFENKDEVAIEVYKYNAGLLSQTINRSFGDEYPTAVKKLKAFVDFYRKNWPIVFSNGGCPLMNAATEADDSFPALKKHVKNSFTIWMTKVSEVILQGQKTGEISKKVSAEQYASLFIMLIEGGILLSKTLGDQSYLDRALDKISHMIDHELTILPS, from the coding sequence ATGTCTAAAGCAGAGAAAACAAAACAACTCATTATTGAGAAAACAGCGGCTCTTTTTAATACAAAAGGCTACATCGCCACATCTCTTTCAGATATCACCCAGGCTACCGGACTTACAAAAGGAAGTATTTATGGAAATTTTGAAAATAAAGATGAAGTCGCTATTGAAGTTTATAAATATAATGCAGGCTTACTAAGCCAAACCATCAACCGTTCATTTGGGGATGAATATCCTACTGCTGTAAAGAAACTTAAGGCTTTTGTGGATTTTTACAGGAAAAACTGGCCGATTGTGTTTTCAAACGGAGGCTGTCCTCTGATGAATGCAGCAACTGAAGCAGATGATTCTTTTCCGGCTCTTAAAAAACACGTTAAAAACTCTTTTACGATATGGATGACGAAAGTATCTGAAGTGATATTACAGGGGCAAAAAACCGGAGAAATTAGTAAAAAAGTAAGTGCTGAGCAATATGCCTCACTATTTATTATGCTTATCGAAGGAGGAATACTGCTTTCGAAAACGCTGGGAGATCAAAGCTATCTGGATCGTGCTTTGGATAAAATTTCCCATATGATTGACCATGAATTAACAATCCTTCCATCATAA
- a CDS encoding OsmC family protein has product MRRNATAVWNGTIKEGKGHLTTQSTTLNQTQYSFNSRFADGVGTNPEELLAAAHAGCFTMKLDAELSQAGYQPEELKTTSVITLDPNIGKITKSELTLTAKVPGISEEEFQKYAKIAEEGCPVSAAFNFEITLNATLEQ; this is encoded by the coding sequence ATGAGACGTAACGCAACAGCCGTTTGGAACGGCACCATCAAAGAAGGAAAAGGGCATTTAACTACCCAAAGCACCACTTTAAATCAAACTCAGTATTCTTTTAACAGCCGTTTTGCGGATGGCGTGGGAACAAATCCGGAAGAATTATTAGCGGCTGCCCATGCAGGATGCTTCACTATGAAATTAGATGCGGAACTGTCACAGGCAGGTTATCAGCCTGAAGAGCTAAAAACAACTTCTGTCATCACCCTGGACCCCAATATCGGAAAAATCACTAAATCAGAATTGACTTTAACGGCTAAGGTTCCGGGAATTTCAGAAGAAGAATTTCAAAAATATGCTAAAATTGCAGAAGAAGGATGTCCTGTAAGTGCTGCCTTTAATTTTGAGATTACACTGAATGCCACCTTAGAACAGTAA